From the Hevea brasiliensis isolate MT/VB/25A 57/8 chromosome 13, ASM3005281v1, whole genome shotgun sequence genome, the window ccagccgcctcagtgaccaccgtcaagtttgtgagtaaaatattaattttaactgtaatttcgatattattatatgttcaagcatgcccatgcatcacttatatgcatatatttatatagttaaactctaggcacgatttatgttgcattgataatcataaagtgccatggatgttgttgtggtaatttggagcggtgtgcgtgcgttggcgtcgtgtgatgtggtgtggactatggacaggacgggtagtcacagcttgagttctttgctgggacccgatccttcggggggtagtcacggcttgagttcttcgctgggacccccgatttggtttattaagcgaaagtccgacttgagttcttcggcaccaaagttggatttaagagagtcagtataGGGGATCGGCTCCATATATTATGACCGATACTACGAGTGTGTGGgtgctccaaattactttttgatgttatgatgtgaaaatgttgttgatgttgcatttcactctacagggtgcattagttttagatagttatagagattatggttaaaattgatattttactctctgagtcgaacgctcactcctgttcaatatttttccaggccacaggaggatatttttgagattaacctgcttcctttcctcgcaggttgtttatcaatgtttgtgtaattttattaactcctagaattttcgcatgtgttaaaagtatttatttgattttggtctgtaatattattatcatgttggacctgtaaacatataatgatatgtatgtttgatggactggatgagggagctgagctcccatatgtttttatgatgatatgagtatgtggagggtgagctgagctccccaattgagtatttactgtgtttacaggtcgggtgagtcaaaaactccccattggtaggtccattttatggtcggactctgtcagcttgggtcgtgacatttattCTTGATAAATTAATAACTCTTCAAATAAATTAACACTATTATTTAAATTACCATTATCGATTACTGTTAAAAATATTGCAAAAATATAAAATGATTATTCTTATCAAGAAAAATGTAAATAATACACTTTTATGGAGTCATGCATTGTTCActcattattttatatataataaaattttaatattaataaatatataattattcatgaacaaataatttttagaataatcctttacaaaaatattttttggaaaaacattaaatcaatgaaaatttaaatatttaaataatataacataATTATCAATTACGTTGGTTAAAGAAATTGGCATATTCATAtggattttttatatataaatatgcaCAAATTGAGAACTTTAAACACCAATTAATGGGTATAAAATgttcatattaataaaaaaaaattacttttgaaaaattataatattcaGATTTTTTAAAACATGAACAACgaaaatttgatatttttttattttattcttacaTTTGAAAATAGAAATAAGAGATAATATAGGCTAAGCCTATTAATATAGAGAGCTATTTTAAATTGaacttaaatattttttatttataaaaaatttatttaaaattattttaggttctttatgaattatttattaaattaattaaaatccttataaattaaattatgaaaactgGAAATGGATACTccctaaataaaaatattattttcaaaaaataCATAAATACGTCTAGGTGCATACAAGAATTTTCCAAAGTGAATTTTAACAAAACAGCTCCtaataacaattaaattctacgattcaaaaaattattttttgcccttctaaaatttttaaaaccaaattttacctataaattttattttattttcttaacaatttaCGATTTGCCCCTCCAACATTATCTTTGCTTAAACTTCAttcatattattatattatttaatttgatctcttaatattttatatttttattctaattcctataattttattaaaatttcatgtagtttctttttaatatttatttctgaCCTCTAAAGTTACATTTCTAATTCTGCCTTTATtggcaaataaaaaataaaattatttttttgataaatgttaaattaacataaagaaaatataaaatttaatataataagtgtcacttcagtaaaaataaacttagaaattgattATTGAATATTTTAAAAGGATTTTatattagttaaattaaaaattagagagTATTatgttacaaattaaattttatatatcttATTATTATATACCCCTAAAGTAAAATATCATTTATGTAATTTACCCTTTAAATCAATGGTAATGGTATCTATTGACTCCTTGACTTACTATATTGAAATTATATAGAGGGTTGTTGGGTTCCTTAGCAGTTAAAACAcgcaatgaaaaattaaaaattaataaaaaaattatttatatttaaaatttattctagcaataaagaatatatataattattgaaaagcAAAGTATTTGATAtcaaattttttctttaattatatcAAAATTCTATATATCTATAACGAAATTAAGCTatactattaatttattaatattggaACAAAAATGCTACACAGCTTAAATTGAGCTAGCTCAAAATGGCATATtagtaattaaattgaaattcattACCATTTTATCCTTTTAATAGATGAGCAATTTATGGTGACTTGTGAgagatgcatacattttgcatagtcatttagatctaatttcatagccattttattctattattagttatttttagctaatttcattagtaaattagttagtttttcataattgtcgattttggattaatttgtaatttttactttgttttgtaggaaaaatggtgtttttgaaggactgaagagaaattttgccattgaagagtgacttctacagccaaagatgtcaaaaaacaagttttcaagctgaaatatgcattgaccaaattgtgcataacttgccgcataagctatgcagatctgcataaggagaaaaatcactgttccaatactgtaaatgtgcataaggagatcgcatagcttatgcacattcacgcctcccttatgcactctcacgaattgtgcataacttatgcaccaagtcatgcgttCGCATAAGTGAACGAGAACCGGTAATCGCAtaagggtgcataacttatgcgatccacttatgatccataaagagttcattaatgagtggtaagattccctcagataattcctcttagaacacaccattttagggctccatgtcagaaaaatgctataaatagtctcatttcccATTTTTAGGGAGGGGGGAGACAAGGAGcaaaaaaggaaaggagaagagaggcagaatttgagaagtcactttcaccttccacaccattttcaaccaagatttacagatttctttcttttcttacatttttctacatttctagtgtttaatttcttatttcttagcttagattaaagctttatttccttataaactcataatatcttgtaagcattatggatagtgagtagtttacttttgattctggagtaaaggatgtaatatttgagatattttgtggattttgattgggtaatccatattttgtggtcttaatgagttttattcatttcttgtgtgcttaatgacatgcttagtgtaggatcccattaagtgatgttcttaatccatggttgaagcaccgaaaggagaaggccctgtgatagataatcaagaaattggacttaattaacttagacctagaaataggctaaggattaagaggattcacagattaattaaagaacttaatgggtcttaattaattctaagtccacgaaagtaggattagattgattaaggcactctttgtctcactcgaaagggaattcaaaggatttaagaattaatctccttaaaacccattagtttcacaagattggataaccaattaaaaatcccaaaatagctcgaatatgaaatcccgaactccagaatcgcctttttatcattgctaattttcaattgaatttaattgcttgccattttagaatcttgccatatttgaacttgcctatttcaatttgatgcaattttagtttaattaatacattgatgaatagaatattaattttgcacatatagatttcacattctcaatacccatcaattcattactttaatttcaaaaatacttcgatttagtcaacttttatatcaaaaattcaatcattaactcaaCTCCTCGTGGCAACGATATCTTTCTTGTATTACTTATGcgaccgtgcacttgcggttgggccacatcaagtttttggcgcgttcttgagttgtttgtttaatattgaattcttgattattttagttgtttatagttttatctttgttatcttttcattttttatttgtttgttctttttcaggtacttttaatcttttatgagaagagctagaagcacaagtgacacatccttattgttcaatcctgaaattgagaaattttgtaagaccaacaagaaagaaaccagaaaaagaaaagaagctttgagagaaactgaattagaagcagacatggctgatgaaagaattagaattggtggtaatgctggaaacgatcgaaacaatgaaaatgaagcccaaggggaagaagttgttaatgcaaacgtacctaagggaagtatgatggatcatgcttttcctcgttttgatgacttgagagagagcatagcaagaccaagaattgatgcaaatagctacaagatggattttggagttcttcaaatgattcaaaattctcaatttggaggacatccttctgaaaatccacacacacacctgaagaagtttgctatgatttgtgacatgcaaaaacaacctggagtgtctgatgatgcagcaagattgaagctattcccattctctttgaaagatagagcattggattggcttgattctttacctcacaactccattacaaattgggagcaactcactgatgcatttcttgcacaatattttccacctggaaaaactcaagaattgaggaatcaaatgacgacTTTTCtttcaagagaagatgaaactctttatgagtcatggatgagatggaaggaattagagagacaatgcccacatcatgccattctgaaatggatgataaaccagaatttttacacaaatgtcactcctgcaattagagggattattgatgctcaaacaggaggagaatttattataaagcatgaagataaagcttatgagctattggagaaaattgcaaagaatactcatctttggagtagtccaagagggccagctccaactcagaagagacaagctgctggaatgtatgatcttgacccattcaacatgattaatgcaaaatttgatgcacttacaaatgttttggctaagaagatggaagatttgagtatgttggttagttcatcatcatcatctggaagttcataacaagtggcttatgcagagggaactaccagctgtggagtagattatggagagcaagcagcatatgttggtaattatggaaacaagcaaatggggaatccttattctcaaacctataatccaaattggaggaatcatcccaacttttcatggggaaatcagcaaagtcaagttccaaatcagaattttcaaccacaacagcaacaaggagttccatatcagcaaaataggcaaccattgcttaattttcagcagaaaaatatgaatcctccaccaaaacagcaagaacaaaattctaccactgaagctttattgcaacagattcttgctaaccaaaataagcatgatgaggagatgaaagagatgaaagcaaggctggaacagatgcaaacacataacagaatgctagaaaatcagattgcacaacaagcatcttcctcaagtaccaagtcttttggaaaactaccaagtcaaccagaaaacccaagagagcagtgtcaagctattactttaagaagtgggaaagttgcaaatgatgagaagagtgaaaatagtgagaagagagaaaatgagaaagaaactgatgagagtgaaaaacaagagagtgcagaaaaatgtaaagagaaaattgaagagaagtatatacctcctgagccctacaagccacaacttcctttcccacaaagatttcacaaagccaagcttgataagcaatttgggaagttcttagaggttttgaagaagctatacataaatgtgcctNNNNNNNNNNNNNNNNNNNNNNNNNNNNNNNNNNNNNNNNNNNNNNNNNNNNNNNNNNNNNNNNNNNNNNNNNNNNNNNNNNNNNNNNNNNNNNNNNNNNCAATCTTTTACACTTTGGCTGCTTTGCTTAGTGTCTCTTTTGCTTGTGCTCTGTTTTGCCCTGTTTTTCAAGAGGTGATTTCTCTTTTTTCTAATAGAACAAAAGTTCTCTGCTTCTGAAAACAGAGTGACTGCAAACTTTAGAGAATGTATGCAGATACTGGGCTGTTGCTTCCCTATATGCAGAATTTCTATCAAGATATTCAGCAACTTGAAGACTACTGCAACTACCAGAAGAACAATGCTTCAATGGtactctttttgttttctttcttcAGTTATCTATGTTTGCATGATTTTCTCTTTGTTAATATCCGTGGTCTTCATTTATTTGATGATTTTTTGTGGGTTTTAGCTAGTGAAGAGTTGAGGGGCTGCAATTTGCACTTCTTTGTACTTCAATTTCGCGTTTGTTTTCTACTGTAATTTTACTCGCCGTTGGGTTTATGAGAAAATGAGGTATAGGTAAAGGAAATATGTGTCCCTTCCAGCGAAAATCTAATTGAAAATGCTTTTACCTtctttctttaattaaaatttttattggatTTCCAATTTCTGATCTTGGGGATGTTAATTTGCTCAAATTTGACTCttgattttattttgttttttagcCCTGCTTTGCTCCCTCGGTTTGGCTGATGAGAAACTGGTGGAGAAGTCTAAATTTGGAAGCTTGATGTTATGGTTGATTAGATTTACCTTAGTTCtcttttttctttccttctttctcaACATTTCTCAAGTAAACAATTAGGTCTAAAATGGAAATAACAGATGTTCTTGTTGCATCATTGGATCTGGAATAGAGAAAATGATGAGTAAAAGGAAAATGATTGTACTGTCTAGGTTCCGTGTTCTTTTAGTTTTCTTCTATGTCCTCCAATGGTGTGGTGTGAACCAGTTTTTTTTCCCCCGCACTACGAGGCTGATAAAAGAAGACAaagttcttttttatttttttatttgggcAAAAAGAGGGAAATAGTTGGGAAAGCTAAACGGGGAAAGTATTCTCCACTTCTACTTTATGGggtattttctttttctcttctctctctctctctatagtgGGGAAACTTAATTTTggaaaaatgaaaacaaaaatgGAAAATTACCCTTGAAAAAATTGCTGGGGATCTCTGCTTTTATTAAAAGTGGGTAATTTTTTTGCAAAATAAGATTATCTTCTTTGACAGTTTAACACTTTGTGGATTAGTTTGGCCGACTTCAGGGAACTTGATTCCAAATGTATGGGATTTTTGCATTTTGTCACAAGATGTCTTCAGTTCAATTTGTTTGTTTTTATCACGATCAATTCTTGATTCGACCTTGGTAATGGAGATTGTGCGTCACATATGATTCTTTTGATTTTGGaactgaaaaattgtttaaatcaACAACTATCTTAGaagttgaaaattgtgaaattgaAAGATTGTGAGTTTCACTTTGCTGTTTAAGAGCCTGAGGGGATGATGCAGTTTTAACATATGCTTGATAGTTCATTCAAATAACTTCATTTGTTGAGATCCAATGAAAGACAATGATTAGATGCTACTGGGGCATTAAAAGAGGTTACCTTTTTTTATATTTGCATCTTACACCTGTAAAGTTGTGCATGATTGCTTTCTGTTCTCTAAAAATGTTCTCAAAATAGCACTTATTATAGAATTTGACTTCTTGCAGCTTATTTAAGAATCTTATACTGATGGTAACATAATTGATGAAGTTCTAGTCAATATTTACTTCGTACTTTCTCATGATTTGTTGATTTCTTTCTTGTTTAATGTAGAACAACATAATTCAGACTTCCACCATATCAGAATATGACCTGGGAGGAGAAGGGGATCTATTCAAAGCTCCTGAACCAATCATTGAACTGCCACTTGGGGGCcttgatcccatgacagcagccATTTCAATGATCTCCTGTGGGGAAGAAGTCATCTCCTCGCAAGGACTAAAGGTGGCAGATATTGAATCAATTCAAACTGACCAACTTCTGAGTGAGGTTTTCTATGAGTGCAAGAAAGACCTCATGGAAAAAGCGGCCATAGAAGCACCACTCTCAGAGATTCTGGACATCAAAATTCCTGTCTTGCGGATTAATGAGAACCAGATTGAAGAAAACAAACTCCTTCCTGATGCACCATTACCAAAAAGTGTCAGCTCTGGATGTTTGAGCTCAATAGAGTGGGTGCAAGGGGCTGCAGTGAAGccaaattttctggatttttcgGGAGTGGATCTTGGAACTGTTTATGGGATGAGAAGAGCATATAGCGAGGGAGATATAAAGGTCAGACTGAATCACTTTCTGTTTGTTTTGCTACAACTCTTCTGCTATAATTCCTCTACGTATTTGGATTATCCAATTTTCTAGTCCAGTATTTTAGCTTTCCCCTCTCATTAGATGGAGCAGAAAGGGTATAGGCATTTACCTGTCAAAGAACCAGTATCGTGGTTGTTCTCTTTATTCTTTAGGTGTGCATAGATTGCTAGCGTTTTTGTGTGTTCTTAAATATTTGTGAAGAATTTTGGAAAGCACTTAAACAGACAGTTAAATGTTCATGCTGCTGCCATGAATTACTTAAAAGGAGAAGGCATTTTTTCCCCATCCAGGATAGACCTCCCATTGTGCCTCATATTGGTATttttgaaacatgattagccctggATAAACCTTTTTGTTGATAGGATAATTGACAACTTCCTCCTGCCTCACTATGAACTTGGTTGATCTTCTTCTACTATTTAAATATTGACTACAGTGAACAACAAATATCCATTTCTTGTGAAATGATTATCTGTTGTTTTTGTTTTCATTTCTATTTCCTTCCCCTTTTATCATTTGTGTGACATAAACCACCAGATTCTAGTGGAACATTTCCATGCGATTCAACATCGAGCTTGAATGGCTTTGTGATAAAGTCTACGGACTGAGAATTGTTTAGAACCTTCTGGCCATTTCCACAGGATGGGGCTGGGTCATTGATAATGGGTTTTTATGACAGACTCTTGGTAATGGCAACATGGGCGTCATCCATTCTCCCCTTGATCGGCCATTAATTATCAGCAGCTGCACGACTGAAGACCGTAGGGAAAAGCTTTCCAGGTACAGGAATAAGAAGACAAAGCGGAATTTTGGCAGGAAAATTAAggtaaccaaacaaacaattatTTCCATAGATTTATTTTTCTTCATCACTAGTCATTGAAATTCCATTTATTTGTTACTTTCATCTTACCATAAAATATAGAGTTTTAGACAGTAGAACCTATGCTTACCACTCCAGCTTCACAAGATAAGATGTGTGAATTCCTTCAATTGTTTTCCTGTTAGGTTTTCACGTGACAAATTCAACTATTCATTTGTCTGTGTTCAGTATGCTTGCAGGAAGGCTCTTGCAGACAGTCAACCAAGGATCCGAGGAAGGTTTGCAAAGACTGAAGACAATGATGTTTCCAGGAGGCAATAGCTTTTAACTAATTCAGGAAGACAAGGAATAGCATGAAATGGTCGAGTTATGCagtaatgaaagaaattagtaGCAACCTAGGGCTGGAAAATAGATTTGGAGGAAGGTAAACAAGTATTGTAAAATAAACCTCCCCACCCACACCCCCCCACCCcctccccaaaaaaaaaaaaaaaaaaaaccctcctGAAGTAGTTCACTATAATTCGCTACAATAACCTTCCTAGTCGACCAAAGTGGGCAAGTAGAGTTGTACATAG encodes:
- the LOC131171994 gene encoding uncharacterized protein LOC131171994 isoform X3 yields the protein MYADTGLLLPYMQNFYQDIQQLEDYCNYQKNNASMNNIIQTSTISEYDLGGEGDLFKAPEPIIELPLGGLDPMTAAISMISCGEEVISSQGLKVADIESIQTDQLLSEVFYECKKDLMEKAAIEAPLSEILDIKIPVLRINENQIEENKLLPDAPLPKSVSSGCLSSIEWVQGAAVKPNFLDFSGVDLGTVYGMRRAYSEGDIKDGAGSLIMGFYDRLLVMATWASSILPLIGH
- the LOC131171994 gene encoding uncharacterized protein LOC131171994 isoform X1, whose translation is MYADTGLLLPYMQNFYQDIQQLEDYCNYQKNNASMNNIIQTSTISEYDLGGEGDLFKAPEPIIELPLGGLDPMTAAISMISCGEEVISSQGLKVADIESIQTDQLLSEVFYECKKDLMEKAAIEAPLSEILDIKIPVLRINENQIEENKLLPDAPLPKSVSSGCLSSIEWVQGAAVKPNFLDFSGVDLGTVYGMRRAYSEGDIKTLGNGNMGVIHSPLDRPLIISSCTTEDRREKLSRYRNKKTKRNFGRKIKYACRKALADSQPRIRGRFAKTEDNDVSRRQ
- the LOC131171994 gene encoding uncharacterized protein LOC131171994 isoform X2; translated protein: MQNFYQDIQQLEDYCNYQKNNASMNNIIQTSTISEYDLGGEGDLFKAPEPIIELPLGGLDPMTAAISMISCGEEVISSQGLKVADIESIQTDQLLSEVFYECKKDLMEKAAIEAPLSEILDIKIPVLRINENQIEENKLLPDAPLPKSVSSGCLSSIEWVQGAAVKPNFLDFSGVDLGTVYGMRRAYSEGDIKTLGNGNMGVIHSPLDRPLIISSCTTEDRREKLSRYRNKKTKRNFGRKIKYACRKALADSQPRIRGRFAKTEDNDVSRRQ
- the LOC131171994 gene encoding zinc finger protein CO3-like isoform X4, which translates into the protein MTAAISMISCGEEVISSQGLKVADIESIQTDQLLSEVFYECKKDLMEKAAIEAPLSEILDIKIPVLRINENQIEENKLLPDAPLPKSVSSGCLSSIEWVQGAAVKPNFLDFSGVDLGTVYGMRRAYSEGDIKTLGNGNMGVIHSPLDRPLIISSCTTEDRREKLSRYRNKKTKRNFGRKIKYACRKALADSQPRIRGRFAKTEDNDVSRRQ